The Cydia splendana chromosome 7, ilCydSple1.2, whole genome shotgun sequence genome contains the following window.
ATTTATTTGTATACAATCAGCTTGGTTTCGTGACATTTTGGGACCTTTTGGGTACGTGCAGTAGAACACTGCCTCATAACGTGAATTGTAAGCggcattctttttttttattgacttTTAGGTGGGAAATTGTCCAaagtattttgttattttttacgAAGCATTGAAGGCAAAAGAACATTCTATTCAGCCAGTACTTTTTTTTCTGTGCCACAtccttaaaatatacatatacactGGTCACGCTCTTGTCAAACACACTGTTGCCCTCCTAACGAAAAGTGCAATAACTAGAGTCAAGCTACTTTCGAGAAAAACGCGGTAAaagattttaaatttgtttagttGATATCTCCAATATTACACATCCTATTGACTTGAAACTTTGACCaaaaaatagataatatttttgagtttatttgtacgtacctaatatttatttatttatttatttatactataaaaAATGAGCAAACGCACTTATGCTTAGGATGGTCCAATACAGACATGATATAATTACAAGCCATAACTGCAATAAGTAGTATACTTATTGCACTTATCGTTAGTAATTCAAGATATTACgattattttaagcaattatAGTATGGTGACTATGGTGCTGTACTGTATGCTTGAATCTTAAGTACAATAAGTAGTttacttattgcagttttaATTAGTAAGACGATgtgttaaatttttttttctattatagTTGTtgcaaaagtgtatttttaaccgacttccaaatctaaaaggaggaggttatcaattcggttgtatgtttttttatattttttattttttatgttttttaaccATACCTCCGTCATTAcaggaccgattttgaaaattctttttttaattggatgtacagattggtcccgtgtttgtcaaaacccagttctgatgatgggatccatgaggaattgagggaactcctcaaatcaagcatatacattaagaaaggtgacatttgatgaagtggaactgctgatgatgatcagaacagaactcttcaacgacgcatagttcacgtgtggtgatttgtcctcttcgttatgtttattgagcaagttaagtttttaagccacatttatgtcaagctcgagttctgaacatgggatccatgaggtcgagggaactcctcaaatcttaaaggcatacatatagagatttttgtattttcaacaGAAAATCAAgcgtttacattaaaaactgtcgcatttgatgaagtggaactgctgatgatgattagAACAGAATTCTTCAACGATGCATAGTTTGGCGATTTTGattttgtgggttaggttaggatagaactgcgacccttagagaaacgaagtgctactagaaaagtgggtaaggttaggttagaactgcgacccttacagaaacgaaatatgctacgagaaaaaggtgacgaagtggattactatatcagttaaataccagccaataatgtatatatggcatttcaaactattttgagaagtcggtttttttctattaaagattatatgacataacattacaataacacaagtaataaaaaaaataaacatttatttttagagtCCTACTTCTGGTAAATAATACTAGTTTTTCATGTCTTACTAttgcaattatatttttttttattagcctatttgagtgtcccactgctgggcaaaggcctctccccttaatttccacgactcccgatttggtgcttcctccggccagttgttccggaagctgtccaggtcatctcGCCATTTCCGTTTGGGCCTACCGCGGCCAAGTccctctaccggcatccacCTGGTGGCTAATAAGCTAGCCCACCTCTCCGGATGCATGCGGTAGACgtgaccggcccagtcccatttgagcctaGCGGTTTTTTCGCCTACGTCAGCAATGCGGGTtttagagcgcagcgtggtgtttctTATGCGATCAGTTactttgacaattatattattcggtaaaaaaatctaacaaaaaaGGCGACTGATGGATGCTCATGGCACAAAATCGAAACTTATTCCGTACCCTTCGCCCCGCAGTGAACATTTTACTACTCATAAATGCGACAACTTGCCATCATATTGCACCGTTATTGGTAAAACTATACTGTCTGTGCCCCATCGTCCTAAACATAAATGCAATAACTTAGTTGTATTGccttgttattaaataaacttaTCATTAAAATTTTGACAATCCTAAACATAAGTGTAACAACTTCACTTATTGCGTTTATGATTAGTTATTGGACTAACATTTGTTATCACAATTTTACTAAGCATAAGAGCGATAACTACAGTTATGTCGTTCTTcgcgctgtatcgcaatgctgatacgttgtgcgaggtagccgccagctcttcggtcaccagttacgtcaaccagacgcttcgcgatttctgcgaacaacttagatctacattagatatcgactagatgtgacttggatatctaagtaagtcataacttgtcgaaatcgttcaagaggacctccagaatcgcggaaacgtcaaatttgacatatctatcttacaaatatctttaaattatccgtatcgtaacttgttgaagtctagtagaaatctaattcattttccgaatcgagccgtaaataACATAATTGAGATGTCATTTTGATatcgtttgaattggcctgtgagTTATTGTTAGCTAGAGATAGGATACGTGACGCGGCAGTCATGTCATAATAAACATTTTGTACGCTACGTACTGGGCTGCATAGATAGTCGACTGTATTTACCACGCACGCAACATTAGACATGTGGCTTTGGCGCGTGTCCAAGGTGAGATATCGTTTGCTGCAGGCTAAAGGCCATATCACACCGCATGCGTAATGCAATACGACTCCGGCTCTCGGCGGTCTACATCACGACATTAAAACCACATGCACTCCTTAAGAATACTACCCAACGTTTAACGAGTGCATGTGATTTTAATGCACTAATATGTAGCTTGATATGTCTGATAGCAGACGAGCcacctgatgggaagcggttgCCGTCGCCCATGGATATCAGCTACATCGGAGGAGCCACTCATGCGTTTCCGACCCTGAATACCCATTTCTTGAAGAACGTCTTAGCGCAGAGGACCTATATATTTATTCCGCAAAATTTGGCTAAGGGTTGAAGCAATAACATC
Protein-coding sequences here:
- the LOC134792323 gene encoding uncharacterized protein LOC134792323 — protein: MAPALQGDGPGHGAGGRDRNTTLRSKTRIADVGEKTARLKWDWAGHVYRMHPERWASLLATRWMPVEGLGRGRPKRKWRDDLDSFRNNWPEEAPNRESWKLRGEAFAQQWDTQIG